The following coding sequences lie in one Apium graveolens cultivar Ventura chromosome 3, ASM990537v1, whole genome shotgun sequence genomic window:
- the LOC141712747 gene encoding cyclin-dependent kinase C-2-like isoform X3, translating into MCAAAAGFGVLNLQDSPSCGSRNLEDSYHKLQQIGQGTYGLVYMARDCITGDIVALKKIRIDKEKQGFPITAIREIKLLSKLQHVNVTRLKEIVTSTGSDNNYKGDIYMVFEYMVHDLAGLALRSGTRFTVPQIKCYMKQLLTGLHYCHVNRVLHRDIKSSNLLIDNQGNLKLADFGLSRSFSYDHSVNLTNQVITLWYRPPLLLGVTNYGPAVDMWSVGCIFAELLQGKAVLPGKAEPDQLKRIFELCGTPDEINWPGVSRTPWYTKFVPSRPMKRRVRELFRQEYLLKMRSMLNISGLIPCLAIPRACPSTSLRMSSI; encoded by the exons ATGTGTGCAGCAGCAGCAGGGTTTGGCGTCCTGAATTTACAAGACTCTCCGTCGTGTGGCTCTCGAAATCTTGAAGATTCTTACCACAAATTGCAACAAATTGGCCAAGGCACTTACGG CCTAGTGTACATGGCCAGAGATTGTATTACTGGAGATATTGTTGCTTTGAAGAAAATTCGCATTGATAAAGAGAAACAAGGG TTTCCCATCACTGCAATTCGTGAAATTAAGTTACTGAGCAAGCTACAACATGTAAATGTCACTagattgaaagagattgtgacATCTACAG GCAGTGATAATAACTATAAAGGAGACATTTACATGGTTTTTGAGTACATGGTTCATGACCTGGCGGGACTTGCTCTTCGTTCTGGAACAAGATTTACAGTTCCCCAAATCAAG TGTTACATGAAGCAACTACTGACGGGGCTTCATTACTGTCATGTAAATCGAGTTCTTCACCGGGATATTAAAA GTTCGAATCTTCTCATTGATAACCAGGGAAACCTAAAGCTTGCAGATTTTGGTCTTTCTAGGTCATTTTCTTATGATCACAGTGTAAATCTCACAAATCAAGTTATTACGCTCTGGTACAG ACCTCCCTTGCTTCTTGGTGTTACCAACTATGGCCCAGCTGTTGATATGTGGTCAGTTGGTTGTATCTTTGCTGAGCTTCTACAAGGGAAAGCAGTTTTACCTGGAAAAGCTGAG CCTGACCAATTGAAAAGGATATTTGAGCTCTGTGGAACTCCTGATGAGATTAACTGGCCTGGAGTGTCTAGGACTCCCTGGTATACTAAATTTGTGCCTTCAAGGCCTATGAAGAGGCGAGTTCGGGAGCTGTTCAGGCA AGAATATCTGCTAAAGATGCGCTCGATGCTGAATATTTCTGGACTGATCCCTTGCCTTGCAATTCCAAGAG CCTGCCCAAGTACGAGTCTTCGCATGAGTTCCATATGA
- the LOC141712747 gene encoding cyclin-dependent kinase C-2-like isoform X1 — MCAAAAGFGVLNLQDSPSCGSRNLEDSYHKLQQIGQGTYGLVYMARDCITGDIVALKKIRIDKEKQGFPITAIREIKLLSKLQHVNVTRLKEIVTSTGSDNNYKGDIYMVFEYMVHDLAGLALRSGTRFTVPQIKCYMKQLLTGLHYCHVNRVLHRDIKSSNLLIDNQGNLKLADFGLSRSFSYDHSVNLTNQVITLWYRPPLLLGVTNYGPAVDMWSVGCIFAELLQGKAVLPGKAEPDQLKRIFELCGTPDEINWPGVSRTPWYTKFVPSRPMKRRVRELFRQEYLLKMRSMLNISGLIPCLAIPRADSRKIKSACFFFSWTRKRSLRKLAAIRYTIIYSGPMTKY, encoded by the exons ATGTGTGCAGCAGCAGCAGGGTTTGGCGTCCTGAATTTACAAGACTCTCCGTCGTGTGGCTCTCGAAATCTTGAAGATTCTTACCACAAATTGCAACAAATTGGCCAAGGCACTTACGG CCTAGTGTACATGGCCAGAGATTGTATTACTGGAGATATTGTTGCTTTGAAGAAAATTCGCATTGATAAAGAGAAACAAGGG TTTCCCATCACTGCAATTCGTGAAATTAAGTTACTGAGCAAGCTACAACATGTAAATGTCACTagattgaaagagattgtgacATCTACAG GCAGTGATAATAACTATAAAGGAGACATTTACATGGTTTTTGAGTACATGGTTCATGACCTGGCGGGACTTGCTCTTCGTTCTGGAACAAGATTTACAGTTCCCCAAATCAAG TGTTACATGAAGCAACTACTGACGGGGCTTCATTACTGTCATGTAAATCGAGTTCTTCACCGGGATATTAAAA GTTCGAATCTTCTCATTGATAACCAGGGAAACCTAAAGCTTGCAGATTTTGGTCTTTCTAGGTCATTTTCTTATGATCACAGTGTAAATCTCACAAATCAAGTTATTACGCTCTGGTACAG ACCTCCCTTGCTTCTTGGTGTTACCAACTATGGCCCAGCTGTTGATATGTGGTCAGTTGGTTGTATCTTTGCTGAGCTTCTACAAGGGAAAGCAGTTTTACCTGGAAAAGCTGAG CCTGACCAATTGAAAAGGATATTTGAGCTCTGTGGAACTCCTGATGAGATTAACTGGCCTGGAGTGTCTAGGACTCCCTGGTATACTAAATTTGTGCCTTCAAGGCCTATGAAGAGGCGAGTTCGGGAGCTGTTCAGGCA AGAATATCTGCTAAAGATGCGCTCGATGCTGAATATTTCTGGACTGATCCCTTGCCTTGCAATTCCAAGAG CTGATTCTAGGAAGATCAAATCTGCTTGCTTTTTTTTTTCTTGGACTCGTAAAAGATCTCTCAGAAAATTAGCTGCAATTCGTTACACCATAATTTACTCTGGGCCTATGACAAAATATTAG
- the LOC141712747 gene encoding cyclin-dependent kinase C-2-like isoform X4 produces MCAAAAGFGVLNLQDSPSCGSRNLEDSYHKLQQIGQGTYGLVYMARDCITGDIVALKKIRIDKEKQGFPITAIREIKLLSKLQHVNVTRLKEIVTSTGSDNNYKGDIYMVFEYMVHDLAGLALRSGTRFTVPQIKCYMKQLLTGLHYCHVNRVLHRDIKSSNLLIDNQGNLKLADFGLSRSFSYDHSVNLTNQVITLWYRPPLLLGVTNYGPAVDMWSVGCIFAELLQGKAVLPGKAEPDQLKRIFELCGTPDEINWPGVSRTPWYTKFVPSRPMKRRVRELFRQEYLLKMRSMLNISGLIPCLAIPRAIPNRAYR; encoded by the exons ATGTGTGCAGCAGCAGCAGGGTTTGGCGTCCTGAATTTACAAGACTCTCCGTCGTGTGGCTCTCGAAATCTTGAAGATTCTTACCACAAATTGCAACAAATTGGCCAAGGCACTTACGG CCTAGTGTACATGGCCAGAGATTGTATTACTGGAGATATTGTTGCTTTGAAGAAAATTCGCATTGATAAAGAGAAACAAGGG TTTCCCATCACTGCAATTCGTGAAATTAAGTTACTGAGCAAGCTACAACATGTAAATGTCACTagattgaaagagattgtgacATCTACAG GCAGTGATAATAACTATAAAGGAGACATTTACATGGTTTTTGAGTACATGGTTCATGACCTGGCGGGACTTGCTCTTCGTTCTGGAACAAGATTTACAGTTCCCCAAATCAAG TGTTACATGAAGCAACTACTGACGGGGCTTCATTACTGTCATGTAAATCGAGTTCTTCACCGGGATATTAAAA GTTCGAATCTTCTCATTGATAACCAGGGAAACCTAAAGCTTGCAGATTTTGGTCTTTCTAGGTCATTTTCTTATGATCACAGTGTAAATCTCACAAATCAAGTTATTACGCTCTGGTACAG ACCTCCCTTGCTTCTTGGTGTTACCAACTATGGCCCAGCTGTTGATATGTGGTCAGTTGGTTGTATCTTTGCTGAGCTTCTACAAGGGAAAGCAGTTTTACCTGGAAAAGCTGAG CCTGACCAATTGAAAAGGATATTTGAGCTCTGTGGAACTCCTGATGAGATTAACTGGCCTGGAGTGTCTAGGACTCCCTGGTATACTAAATTTGTGCCTTCAAGGCCTATGAAGAGGCGAGTTCGGGAGCTGTTCAGGCA AGAATATCTGCTAAAGATGCGCTCGATGCTGAATATTTCTGGACTGATCCCTTGCCTTGCAATTCCAAGAG caatcccaAACAGAGCCTACAGATGA
- the LOC141714577 gene encoding uncharacterized protein LOC141714577: MSKYFKDSLAICRVIGHPPLFLTMTCNLKWPEIQEMLKLLPNIDPVDASDIVSRVFKLNLDQLLYLIKKNNYFGKCIGEAWFATRDMLIWLSPESIPNSIKKVDQLVSAEILDKNSDPIAYEAVKNYMMHGPCGKDLYTSPYMVKGKYMRHFSKRFNGNTYFDDCGFPFIGGVTLCHINLEICNSSRSLKYLFKYCLKGHDTAIMLLKKKSNKSGNEQTTRSVKNLDEVKNFLDGKYVCASEASGGFLGLTFTIIFQSSADLENVCNNATSNKSKLEAWFVADSEFPQARNFTYSDFPTHFTWIKKTAKWKFRQRGDVVGRLAEVHATTGELLYLQMLLLRCKGALSFTQLRTIDGTTYDTFKEACGALGLLNNDKQWYDALEENTFSAMPIQIRAMFVNIMANYSVFDPLALWEKHWPALSIDVFI, from the exons ATGTCTAAATACTTTAAGGATTCCTTGGCGATATGTCGTGTAATTGGtcatccacccttatttctcacCATGACTTGCAACTTAAAGTGGCCAGAGATACAAGAAATGCTTAAATTGTTGCCCAATATTGATCCTGTTGATGCATCGGATATTGTTTCTCGCGTGTTTAAACTGAATCTTGATCAGCTATTATATTTGATTAAAAAGAATAACTACTTTGGAAAATGTATAGGAG AAGCGTGGTTTGCCACACGTGATATGCTAATTTGGCTGAGCCCGGAAAGCATACCTAATTCTATTAAAAAGGTTGACCAGTTGGTTTCTGCTGAAATACTAGATAAGAATTCTGATCCAATAGCATATGAAGCTGTTAAAAACTACATGATGCATGGACCCTGTGGTAAAGACTTATACACATCTCCATATATGGTGAAAGGAAAATACATGCGTCATTTCTCAAAGAG ATTTAATGGTAATACCTATTTTGACGATTGTGGTTTTCCTTTTATCGGAGGCGTAACACTG TGTCATATAAATCTGGAAATTTGCAACAGTTCAAGATCGTTGAAATATCTCTTCAAGTATTGTTTGAAGGGTCATGACACTGCTATAATGTTGTTGAAGAAGAAAAGTAACAAATCAGGGAATGAACAAACTACAAGATCTGTGAAGAATTTGGATGAGGTAAAGAATTTTCTTGATGGTAAATATGTTTGTGCATCTGAGGCATCTGGAGGATTTTTGGGTTTGACATTCACCATCATTTTCCAA AGTTCTGCAGATTTGGAGAATGTGTGCAATAACGCTACTTCCAATAAAAGTAAACTAGAGGCTTGGTTTGTAGCTGACAGTGAATTTCCACAAGCTCGAAATTTTACGTATTCTGACTTTCCAACCCATTTTACATGGATAAAGAAAACTGCTAAATGGAAGTTTAGACAAAGAGGTGATGTGGTTGGGAGGTTAGCAGAGGTTCATGCAACAACTGGTGAATTATTGTATCTTCAAATGTTGTTACTTAGATGTAAAGGTGCTTTATCTTTCACTCAGCTGCGAACTATTGATGGAACTACATATGATACATTTAAGGAAGCATGTGGTGCTCTTGGTCTGTTAAATAATGACAAGCAGTGGTATGATGCTTTGGAAGAAAATACATTCTCAGCTATGCCAATCCAAATTCGGGCTATGTTTGTTAACATCATGGCAAATTATTCTGTGTTTGATCCGCTTGCGCTATGGGAAAAACACTGGCCAGCATTGTCAATCGATGTTTTTATATGA
- the LOC141712747 gene encoding cyclin-dependent kinase C-1-like isoform X2, with protein sequence MCAAAAGFGVLNLQDSPSCGSRNLEDSYHKLQQIGQGTYGLVYMARDCITGDIVALKKIRIDKEKQGFPITAIREIKLLSKLQHVNVTRLKEIVTSTGSDNNYKGDIYMVFEYMVHDLAGLALRSGTRFTVPQIKCYMKQLLTGLHYCHVNRVLHRDIKSSNLLIDNQGNLKLADFGLSRSFSYDHSVNLTNQVITLWYRPPLLLGVTNYGPAVDMWSVGCIFAELLQGKAVLPGKAEPDQLKRIFELCGTPDEINWPGVSRTPWYTKFVPSRPMKRRVRELFRQEYLLKMRSMLNISGLIPCLAIPRVGALEEELQGLPCRIEEEEG encoded by the exons ATGTGTGCAGCAGCAGCAGGGTTTGGCGTCCTGAATTTACAAGACTCTCCGTCGTGTGGCTCTCGAAATCTTGAAGATTCTTACCACAAATTGCAACAAATTGGCCAAGGCACTTACGG CCTAGTGTACATGGCCAGAGATTGTATTACTGGAGATATTGTTGCTTTGAAGAAAATTCGCATTGATAAAGAGAAACAAGGG TTTCCCATCACTGCAATTCGTGAAATTAAGTTACTGAGCAAGCTACAACATGTAAATGTCACTagattgaaagagattgtgacATCTACAG GCAGTGATAATAACTATAAAGGAGACATTTACATGGTTTTTGAGTACATGGTTCATGACCTGGCGGGACTTGCTCTTCGTTCTGGAACAAGATTTACAGTTCCCCAAATCAAG TGTTACATGAAGCAACTACTGACGGGGCTTCATTACTGTCATGTAAATCGAGTTCTTCACCGGGATATTAAAA GTTCGAATCTTCTCATTGATAACCAGGGAAACCTAAAGCTTGCAGATTTTGGTCTTTCTAGGTCATTTTCTTATGATCACAGTGTAAATCTCACAAATCAAGTTATTACGCTCTGGTACAG ACCTCCCTTGCTTCTTGGTGTTACCAACTATGGCCCAGCTGTTGATATGTGGTCAGTTGGTTGTATCTTTGCTGAGCTTCTACAAGGGAAAGCAGTTTTACCTGGAAAAGCTGAG CCTGACCAATTGAAAAGGATATTTGAGCTCTGTGGAACTCCTGATGAGATTAACTGGCCTGGAGTGTCTAGGACTCCCTGGTATACTAAATTTGTGCCTTCAAGGCCTATGAAGAGGCGAGTTCGGGAGCTGTTCAGGCA AGAATATCTGCTAAAGATGCGCTCGATGCTGAATATTTCTGGACTGATCCCTTGCCTTGCAATTCCAAGAG ttggggcactggaagaggaactgcaaggtttaccttgcagaattgaagaagaagaagggtag